From the Oleiphilus messinensis genome, one window contains:
- a CDS encoding peptidoglycan DD-metalloendopeptidase family protein codes for MRESKLKPVQSLYTLPLLFSLNSFAGEVVESQCFANEFCVAVEQNDDTFDVTLQSLASYPLTVSVDFTLANLNSTNGESVAVVLPESETAFVTQLQINTGGSSSVDYSWDINFARLIGDATVSHDGEYRYQFPFNTGLTYSVLKGYTEELPLSSRYIVLFGLPEGSTVVAARNGRVVQVVDSNASNSGNNQILVEHDDGTIARYVNLQSGGALVAAGDTITRGQAIGLSGAATFNAEPYLYFATTSPVDGKSLKTYQLAFATSDGTSNNIETGDDVTSVDPDDGGTGDGGTGDGGTGDGGTGDGGTGDGGTGDGGTGDGGTGDGGTGDGGTGDGGTGDGGTGDGGTGDGGTGDGGTGDGGTGDGGTGDGGTGDGGTGDGGTGDGGTGDGGTGDGGTGDGGTGDGGTGDGGTGDGGTGDGGTGDGGTGDGGTNGEVIDPNTSSYRVQELYVAYYGRPGDYAGVNWWATELDNSAQGLVDIINTFGTSEEYEKRFGSLNTDELITNLYQQMFGREAEAAGLAWWTDEIESGRVTLAEAAMVIADGAQNEDLSILNNRTIVAIRITDGIEAQNKRYIFEDIEAAKVFIQGIDGELDPYAFDINSLLDTLVEK; via the coding sequence GTGCGAGAGTCGAAATTAAAACCAGTCCAAAGTTTATATACCTTGCCGCTATTGTTTTCACTGAACAGCTTTGCGGGCGAAGTGGTTGAAAGTCAATGTTTTGCCAATGAGTTTTGTGTTGCTGTGGAGCAAAATGATGACACATTCGATGTTACCTTGCAGAGTCTAGCGTCCTATCCACTGACGGTTTCAGTGGATTTTACGTTGGCTAATCTGAATAGTACCAACGGCGAGTCCGTAGCGGTTGTCCTTCCCGAATCTGAAACCGCATTCGTTACCCAGTTACAGATTAATACCGGCGGTAGCAGCTCCGTGGATTATTCCTGGGATATCAATTTTGCGCGATTGATTGGCGATGCCACGGTCAGTCACGATGGCGAATACCGCTACCAGTTTCCGTTCAATACCGGTTTGACCTATTCGGTACTGAAAGGGTATACCGAAGAATTGCCGCTTTCATCCCGCTATATTGTTCTATTCGGTTTACCTGAGGGATCGACTGTCGTTGCAGCACGGAACGGTCGTGTGGTTCAGGTGGTGGATAGCAATGCCTCTAATTCCGGGAACAACCAGATTCTGGTTGAGCATGATGATGGCACGATAGCTCGTTATGTCAATTTACAATCGGGCGGGGCCTTGGTTGCTGCAGGGGATACGATCACTCGGGGGCAGGCGATCGGATTGTCCGGTGCAGCAACTTTCAATGCCGAACCTTATCTTTATTTTGCAACAACCAGTCCGGTTGACGGGAAGTCATTAAAAACATACCAACTGGCCTTTGCTACGTCCGATGGAACGTCGAACAACATAGAAACCGGCGACGATGTCACGTCAGTTGATCCAGACGACGGTGGCACAGGCGACGGTGGCACAGGCGACGGTGGCACAGGCGACGGTGGCACAGGTGATGGCGGCACAGGTGATGGCGGCACAGGCGACGGTGGCACAGGCGACGGTGGCACAGGCGACGGTGGCACAGGTGATGGCGGCACAGGCGATGGCGGCACAGGCGATGGCGGCACAGGTGATGGCGGCACAGGCGATGGTGGCACAGGTGATGGTGGCACAGGTGATGGTGGCACAGGTGATGGTGGCACAGGCGATGGTGGCACAGGCGATGGCGGCACAGGCGATGGTGGCACAGGTGACGGCGGCACAGGCGATGGCGGCACAGGTGACGGCGGCACAGGCGATGGTGGCACAGGCGATGGTGGCACAGGTGATGGTGGTACCGGAGATGGTGGCACAGGCGATGGTGGTACCGGAGATGGTGGTACAGGTGACGGCGGTACAAATGGAGAGGTAATTGATCCGAATACGTCCTCTTATCGCGTACAGGAATTATATGTCGCCTATTACGGGCGTCCCGGCGATTATGCCGGTGTTAACTGGTGGGCTACCGAGCTGGACAACAGCGCCCAGGGACTGGTCGATATAATCAATACATTTGGAACATCTGAAGAATACGAGAAACGCTTCGGATCATTAAATACTGACGAGCTAATCACCAACCTCTATCAGCAAATGTTTGGTCGAGAAGCAGAAGCAGCCGGTCTGGCCTGGTGGACGGATGAAATCGAGAGCGGGCGAGTGACTCTGGCTGAAGCTGCAATGGTGATTGCGGATGGTGCACAAAATGAAGATCTGTCGATTCTCAATAACCGGACGATTGTAGCCATTCGCATTACAGATGGAATTGAGGCGCAAAACAAACGCTATATATTCGAGGATATCGAAGCGGCGAAAGTATTCATTCAGGGCATTGATGGTGAGCTGGATCCATATGCTTTTGATATCAATAGCTTGCTGGATACGCTGGTTGAAAAGTGA
- a CDS encoding PEP-CTERM sorting domain-containing protein: MKLKSCVLAMMLFAAGIGSANAVPVVYQGELVYGMTKTGSITDPFATGTDWWFFHANTGDVITLTVNRLDPALNPSFSVYFGLQNDTDLLSPVVAFADDELQELPGMEGLFADPQLESFSVSKTGTYSVAVNNESQDQNEPLDYQIELSEGEVPAPATLALLGIAAIGMRVSRRKSNATV; the protein is encoded by the coding sequence ATGAAGTTAAAATCTTGCGTACTTGCGATGATGTTGTTTGCTGCTGGGATCGGGTCAGCCAACGCTGTGCCTGTCGTTTACCAGGGTGAACTGGTGTACGGCATGACCAAAACCGGCTCAATCACTGATCCGTTTGCAACGGGTACAGATTGGTGGTTTTTCCATGCCAACACAGGGGATGTGATTACCCTGACGGTTAATCGTCTGGATCCTGCACTTAACCCTTCTTTTAGCGTGTATTTCGGTCTGCAAAATGATACGGATTTACTCTCTCCTGTTGTGGCATTTGCGGATGACGAACTGCAAGAGCTACCCGGTATGGAAGGGCTTTTTGCTGACCCTCAACTGGAATCGTTTTCGGTCTCCAAAACCGGTACGTACTCCGTTGCAGTGAATAATGAGTCACAAGATCAGAATGAGCCATTGGACTACCAAATCGAATTGTCAGAAGGTGAAGTGCCAGCTCCGGCAACATTGGCGCTGCTCGGTATTGCTGCAATCGGAATGCGGGTTTCCCGCCGGAAGTCAAACGCGACCGTTTGA